In a genomic window of Aggregatimonas sangjinii:
- a CDS encoding YicC/YloC family endoribonuclease — MIQSMTGFGKHVIQLPSKKITVELKSLNSKNLDLNARMPSAYREKELDLRKMIASSLVRGKVDFGLYVEYTGAETSSVINKEAVRAYMVQLAAIADGDDLRLMEMALRMPDSMKTEREDIDEEEYEAILVALKQALVEINTFRSAEGSVLEKDFIERVESLEQLLEKIVQIDPDRQTDVRERLEKAVADLKTDVDENRFEQELIYYLEKYDITEEKVRLKNHLDYFSGTLKSEDSNGKKLGFITQEIGREINTIGSKANYAPMQQLVVQMKDELEKIKEQMLNVL; from the coding sequence ATGATTCAATCCATGACGGGTTTTGGGAAACATGTTATACAGCTTCCCTCAAAAAAAATTACCGTAGAGCTCAAATCCCTGAACAGTAAAAATCTAGATTTGAATGCGCGAATGCCTTCCGCCTATCGTGAAAAAGAACTAGATCTGCGCAAAATGATCGCCAGCTCTTTGGTTCGCGGGAAGGTAGACTTTGGATTGTACGTTGAATATACCGGTGCCGAGACCTCTTCGGTCATCAATAAAGAAGCCGTTAGGGCTTATATGGTTCAACTTGCAGCAATTGCAGACGGAGACGATTTAAGGCTGATGGAAATGGCCTTGCGCATGCCGGACAGTATGAAGACCGAACGTGAAGACATCGATGAGGAGGAATACGAAGCGATACTTGTCGCCTTGAAGCAAGCCTTGGTCGAAATCAATACATTCAGATCTGCCGAAGGGAGCGTACTCGAGAAAGATTTTATCGAGCGGGTAGAATCCCTTGAGCAGTTGCTGGAAAAAATCGTACAAATAGATCCCGATCGGCAGACCGATGTTCGTGAGCGTTTGGAAAAAGCAGTGGCCGATTTAAAGACCGATGTAGACGAAAACCGTTTTGAGCAAGAGTTGATTTACTATTTGGAAAAGTATGATATTACAGAGGAAAAAGTACGCTTGAAAAATCACTTGGACTATTTTTCGGGAACCTTGAAATCTGAAGATTCGAACGGGAAAAAGTTGGGATTCATTACCCAGGAAATCGGCCGGGAAATCAACACTATTGGATCAAAGGCAAATTATGCGCCTATGCAACAACTGGTCGTTCAGATGAAAGATGAACTCGAGAAGATCAAAGAACAAATGCTGAATGTACTGTAG
- the yiaA gene encoding inner membrane protein YiaA produces the protein MENAMNNKKEEKKIEAFNGRPTSAFVSAAWIALLIGMVSYCIGLWNAYMELNEKGYYFTILLFGLFSVVSVQKSVRDRQEGIQVTDIYYGISWFTTLTSVTLLIIGLWNADLELSEKGFYAMSFTLSLFAAVAVQKNTRDIQYLDSMEEQQKTKF, from the coding sequence ATGGAAAATGCAATGAACAACAAGAAAGAGGAAAAAAAGATTGAAGCATTTAACGGAAGACCGACGTCTGCATTCGTATCGGCTGCTTGGATCGCTTTACTTATAGGAATGGTTTCCTATTGTATCGGTTTGTGGAACGCCTATATGGAATTAAACGAAAAAGGCTACTACTTTACCATTCTCCTGTTCGGACTCTTTTCGGTAGTATCGGTACAGAAAAGTGTTCGCGATAGACAGGAAGGCATTCAGGTTACCGATATCTATTATGGTATTAGCTGGTTTACTACCCTCACTTCCGTCACGCTGCTGATCATCGGTTTATGGAATGCCGATTTAGAGCTGAGCGAGAAGGGGTTTTACGCCATGTCATTTACACTGAGTTTATTCGCTGCCGTGGCGGTTCAGAAAAATACACGGGATATCCAATATTTAGATAGTATGGAAGAGCAGCAAAAAACGAAGTTTTAA
- a CDS encoding porin, with protein MKIKFLVLVLAFCGSGIVHAQETNAPAFGKGLFRLMGQDSTWSMKIAARMQFLTVASWDEGADGGLIDPEQSFSIRRARFKCNGFAYSPKLKYQIELGLSNRDLSGASQFTGNAPRYILDAVVMWNFIGSFEFWMGQTKLPGNIERVISSGNLQQVDRSLLNRRFTIDRDQGIQLRHHFKLSDSFLVREKFAVSQGEGRNIISGNLGGYQYTARLEVYPFGDFSAYIASDLKKVQTPKLMLAATFDHNQDAVKTRSNQGTYMMNDMGFYETDINTIFLDAMFKYKGFSFMGEYANRTAKDPIAKNSDGTETGDTVQIGDGLNLQTGYLFSGDWEVSGRYTSIHLDENSTARNLERQYTLGLSKFIVGHKLKVQSDVSYLSVDGAANELMCRLQVEVHF; from the coding sequence ATGAAAATCAAGTTTTTGGTTCTTGTGCTAGCATTTTGTGGTTCAGGTATCGTGCACGCACAAGAAACGAACGCGCCCGCTTTCGGGAAAGGACTGTTTCGATTGATGGGTCAGGATAGTACGTGGAGTATGAAAATTGCGGCGCGGATGCAGTTCTTGACCGTCGCTTCTTGGGATGAAGGAGCAGATGGCGGGTTGATCGATCCGGAACAGAGCTTTTCAATACGTAGGGCGCGATTCAAATGCAATGGGTTCGCCTATTCCCCAAAACTAAAATATCAAATAGAATTGGGGCTATCGAACCGTGATCTGTCCGGAGCATCTCAATTTACCGGCAATGCGCCTCGATACATTCTGGACGCTGTCGTTATGTGGAATTTCATTGGAAGTTTTGAATTCTGGATGGGGCAGACCAAACTTCCCGGAAACATTGAACGTGTTATTTCTTCGGGAAACCTGCAACAAGTAGATCGCTCTTTGCTGAACAGAAGATTTACGATTGATCGGGATCAAGGCATTCAGCTCAGACATCATTTCAAATTATCGGATTCCTTTCTAGTCCGCGAGAAATTTGCCGTTTCCCAAGGGGAGGGTCGGAACATTATCTCCGGAAATCTTGGTGGATATCAATATACCGCCCGATTGGAAGTATACCCTTTCGGGGATTTCAGCGCATATATCGCAAGTGATTTAAAAAAGGTGCAAACTCCAAAATTGATGTTGGCGGCAACCTTTGATCACAATCAAGATGCGGTAAAGACTCGCAGCAATCAAGGAACCTATATGATGAACGATATGGGCTTTTACGAAACCGATATCAATACCATATTCTTGGATGCCATGTTCAAATACAAAGGTTTTTCATTTATGGGTGAATATGCCAATAGAACCGCCAAAGACCCGATAGCCAAGAATTCCGACGGTACGGAAACGGGAGATACCGTTCAGATAGGCGATGGCCTGAACCTACAAACAGGATACCTCTTTTCTGGCGATTGGGAAGTTTCAGGCCGTTACACCAGCATACATCTAGACGAGAATAGTACTGCAAGAAATTTGGAGCGTCAATACACTTTGGGGCTTTCAAAATTCATTGTGGGGCATAAGTTAAAAGTACAGTCCGATGTAAGCTATCTTTCGGTTGACGGCGCTGCCAACGAACTAATGTGCAGATTGCAGGTAGAGGTGCACTTTTAG
- a CDS encoding DUF6503 family protein, whose protein sequence is MTRNLLFAFAAFLTTTSFSQELSGEQLLDKAIAYHDPNGIWPVFQGAFTVTMTTPDEEKRLSDIVLKLPREYFHLTTLKDGVTISQKLDKEHCELLLNGSAEISEEESKKHRLSCERARMMKDYYTYLYGLPMKLKDPGTLLTDEVQTKTFKGEKYLVLKVNYAQEVGKDTWYFYFDPATYALKLYQFYHDESANDGEYIILTGEEEISGIKMPKIRAWYYNKDDKYLGTDVLSTLSSLEE, encoded by the coding sequence ATGACAAGGAATCTCCTCTTTGCGTTCGCCGCTTTTTTGACAACGACCTCCTTCTCACAAGAATTGTCCGGTGAGCAATTGTTGGATAAGGCCATTGCCTACCATGACCCTAATGGTATTTGGCCTGTATTTCAGGGCGCATTCACTGTTACCATGACCACGCCCGATGAAGAGAAGCGGCTGAGCGATATCGTTTTGAAACTTCCCCGGGAGTATTTTCATCTTACCACTTTAAAAGATGGCGTGACTATTTCCCAGAAACTCGATAAGGAGCACTGCGAGCTCTTACTGAACGGGAGTGCTGAAATCTCCGAAGAGGAAAGCAAAAAACATCGTTTGAGCTGCGAGCGCGCACGAATGATGAAAGATTACTATACCTATCTCTATGGTCTGCCCATGAAATTAAAAGATCCGGGAACCCTGTTGACCGACGAGGTACAAACCAAAACATTCAAGGGCGAGAAGTATCTCGTGTTAAAGGTAAATTATGCTCAAGAAGTCGGGAAGGATACTTGGTATTTTTACTTCGACCCCGCCACATATGCATTGAAATTGTATCAATTTTATCATGATGAATCCGCGAACGACGGGGAATACATCATCCTTACTGGAGAAGAGGAAATTTCTGGGATAAAAATGCCAAAAATAAGGGCTTGGTATTACAATAAAGACGACAAATACCTCGGCACCGATGTCTTGTCAACACTATCTAGTTTGGAGGAATAA
- a CDS encoding carboxypeptidase-like regulatory domain-containing protein — protein MKVLFSFCCVFITFVGFGQNEGSIKGTVTDAGMNEEPVLFANVQIKNAETTTETNFHGNYEFNGILPGEYTLVISYLGYETTEIPIVVTAKAETNVRTSLKTLLPSFDEFELGDEVSETNIESSHTAAVWPKE, from the coding sequence ATGAAAGTATTATTCTCATTTTGTTGTGTGTTCATCACCTTTGTAGGCTTTGGGCAAAACGAAGGAAGTATCAAGGGTACGGTAACCGATGCTGGAATGAACGAAGAACCGGTGTTGTTCGCCAATGTTCAAATAAAGAATGCGGAAACGACGACCGAGACCAATTTTCACGGCAACTACGAGTTCAACGGTATCCTTCCAGGAGAATATACATTGGTAATCAGTTATCTAGGGTACGAAACCACAGAGATTCCCATTGTTGTGACGGCCAAGGCAGAAACCAATGTTCGTACCAGCCTAAAGACATTGCTTCCCTCTTTCGACGAATTTGAACTAGGGGATGAGGTAAGTGAAACGAATATTGAAAGTTCCCATACTGCTGCTGTATGGCCCAAGGAGTAG
- the gmk gene encoding guanylate kinase: MKGGKLLIFSAPSGSGKTTIVKHLLEQTELNLAFSVSATSRPRRGKEKNGEHYYFITVSEFKKHIRNDDFLEWEEVYRDNFYGTLKSEVDRLWAEGKNVIFDIDVAGGLRIKKKFPEKTLAVFVKPPSIDELKIRLKKRSTESDDKINMRIAKASVELATAPQFDKIIKNYDLDTALGEAYELVADFIGLSNTDTIANKNTKE, from the coding sequence ATGAAAGGCGGCAAATTACTCATATTTTCGGCACCCTCGGGTAGTGGCAAAACCACTATTGTTAAACACTTACTGGAACAAACCGAACTCAATCTGGCATTTTCGGTTTCGGCGACCTCAAGACCTAGAAGAGGAAAGGAGAAAAATGGGGAACACTACTACTTCATTACCGTATCCGAATTTAAGAAGCATATACGAAATGACGATTTTTTGGAATGGGAAGAAGTGTACCGCGACAATTTCTATGGTACGCTTAAAAGTGAAGTAGATCGGCTTTGGGCAGAGGGAAAAAATGTTATTTTCGATATAGATGTCGCAGGCGGTCTACGGATCAAAAAGAAGTTTCCGGAGAAAACACTAGCCGTTTTTGTAAAGCCGCCCAGTATCGATGAATTGAAAATACGCCTCAAAAAACGCAGTACGGAAAGTGACGACAAAATCAATATGCGTATCGCCAAGGCATCGGTAGAATTGGCCACAGCGCCCCAATTCGATAAAATCATCAAAAATTACGATTTGGATACGGCTTTAGGGGAGGCCTATGAGCTCGTTGCAGATTTTATTGGCCTTTCAAATACCGATACGATTGCCAACAAAAACACGAAAGAGTGA
- a CDS encoding CAP domain-containing protein, translating to MRTLQFPLLLLSTFFVLTSCSKDSDVSEQQQEIEQETNDSARLSAKNLYQDYYVASRFESSDSPWAGDESACDPGTVPQDVRAKIFTRLSYFRKAVGLHNEISENATKSEKAQRAALMMQVNNTLDHFPPNSWRCFSPEGKEGAGNSLLTTARNAEAIDSYMRDAGSANGPVGHRRWLLWPNLQEIGIGNTNQANAVWVLGNAGTPPADAPEFVAWPPKGYAPKQLVYPRWSFSLKGADFTDATVSMTDSDGSTISLTIEELNTQFGDRTIVWVPEGVQTNITEDTAYTVTVNNVTVDGETRDFTYAVIIFDPSE from the coding sequence ATGCGTACCTTACAATTCCCTTTACTTTTATTGTCTACTTTTTTCGTTTTGACAAGCTGTTCAAAAGACTCCGATGTATCCGAACAACAGCAGGAAATAGAGCAGGAAACGAACGATTCCGCTAGACTCTCCGCAAAGAACCTGTATCAAGATTATTACGTGGCTTCTCGCTTTGAGAGTTCCGATTCGCCATGGGCGGGAGATGAATCGGCTTGTGATCCCGGCACAGTGCCTCAAGATGTAAGGGCTAAAATTTTTACACGCTTATCCTATTTTAGGAAGGCAGTAGGGTTACACAATGAAATTTCCGAAAATGCGACTAAAAGTGAAAAGGCACAACGGGCCGCGTTAATGATGCAGGTGAACAATACGCTGGATCACTTTCCACCGAACAGTTGGCGATGTTTCTCGCCTGAAGGCAAAGAAGGAGCGGGCAACTCTTTACTGACAACGGCTAGAAATGCAGAAGCGATCGATTCGTATATGCGCGATGCAGGTTCCGCCAATGGGCCAGTAGGTCATAGACGCTGGTTACTTTGGCCCAATCTTCAGGAGATAGGAATCGGTAATACGAATCAAGCCAATGCCGTTTGGGTACTCGGAAATGCGGGAACACCACCGGCAGACGCCCCTGAATTTGTCGCTTGGCCACCAAAAGGCTATGCGCCCAAACAACTGGTATATCCCAGATGGTCTTTCTCTCTCAAAGGAGCCGATTTCACGGATGCCACAGTAAGCATGACAGATTCCGACGGGTCTACCATATCCTTGACCATTGAAGAGCTGAACACGCAGTTTGGGGATCGTACGATTGTTTGGGTTCCCGAAGGAGTGCAAACCAATATTACCGAAGACACCGCTTACACAGTTACCGTGAACAATGTTACGGTCGATGGCGAAACAAGGGACTTTACCTACGCGGTAATCATTTTTGACCCCTCGGAATAG
- a CDS encoding toxin-antitoxin system YwqK family antitoxin, protein MKKTILLLALLIVATVAFAQTKPEMKLNKETNLIEATYFHEDGTISQKGTFNLERKLHGEWVSYNSEGKTISVGSYNNGAKTGTWMFWANDVLKEVAYSNNAIAGVTESKNTEGIVSRN, encoded by the coding sequence ATGAAAAAGACAATTTTACTTCTCGCTTTACTGATAGTGGCTACTGTAGCATTTGCACAGACAAAGCCAGAAATGAAACTAAATAAGGAAACCAATTTGATAGAGGCTACTTATTTTCATGAAGATGGCACGATAAGCCAAAAAGGTACCTTTAATCTTGAGCGAAAGTTACATGGGGAATGGGTAAGTTATAATTCGGAGGGAAAGACGATTTCTGTTGGATCATATAACAATGGTGCTAAGACTGGCACATGGATGTTCTGGGCCAATGATGTTCTCAAAGAGGTAGCGTACAGCAATAACGCGATTGCTGGAGTGACCGAAAGTAAAAATACTGAAGGTATCGTTAGTAGGAATTAG
- the nadD gene encoding nicotinate (nicotinamide) nucleotide adenylyltransferase: MKRVGLYFGTFNPIHIGHMVLANHMVEFSDLDEVWLVVTPQSPFKTKKSLLDNHHRYQMVFEATKDFPKLKPSKIEFDLPQPNYTINTLVHLEEKYGVAFQFCLIMGEDNLKGFHKWKNYEAILENYDLYVYPRVSEGIVEHQFKDHPKIHHVAAPIMEISSTFIRKNHKEGKNIRSMLPENVWQYLDEMNFYR; the protein is encoded by the coding sequence GTGAAGCGGGTCGGCCTTTACTTCGGAACATTCAACCCCATTCATATCGGCCATATGGTTCTGGCCAATCATATGGTGGAGTTTTCCGATTTGGACGAAGTGTGGCTTGTCGTCACACCCCAAAGCCCTTTCAAGACCAAGAAGAGCCTCTTGGACAATCACCATCGGTATCAAATGGTTTTCGAGGCGACAAAAGACTTTCCGAAATTGAAACCAAGTAAGATAGAGTTCGATTTGCCCCAACCGAATTACACCATCAACACCTTAGTGCATTTGGAAGAAAAATATGGGGTAGCCTTTCAATTTTGCCTGATCATGGGTGAGGACAACCTCAAAGGTTTTCATAAATGGAAAAATTACGAGGCAATATTGGAAAACTATGACTTATATGTTTATCCGAGGGTATCTGAAGGAATAGTGGAGCATCAATTTAAAGACCATCCGAAAATACATCATGTGGCGGCGCCCATCATGGAAATCTCATCAACCTTTATTCGAAAAAACCATAAAGAGGGAAAGAACATTCGTTCCATGCTGCCTGAAAACGTATGGCAGTATTTAGACGAAATGAATTTTTACAGGTAA
- a CDS encoding inorganic phosphate transporter — translation MDNIYFLMIIALAVLAIADLVVGVSNDAVNFLNSAIGSKAISFRTIMIVASLGIAFGAIFSSGMMEVARKGIFNPGEFYFNEIMFIFMAVMITDILLLDFFNTLGMPTSTTVSIVFELLGAAVAMALIKIGADGGNFSDVVDYINTSKATEIIFGILLSVIVAFSIGALVQWISRLLLSFHFEKKENWVGALFGGVALAAITYFILMKGIKGTAFASESFDVIGGVTISEFLENQWFAIAGANFVIWSFLSFVLMNFAKINIYKLIIGVGTFALALAFAGNDLVNFIGVPIAAWQSYEAWAASGAVATDFSMEILAEKVPTPTLLLFAAGIIMVVTLWFSSKARAVVKTSIDLSSQEATKERFQPNFLSRGLVRSAIAIAQTTSALMPKSMQERIENRFEKPQTPLSRNRVNELPAFDMVRAAVNLMVAGILISIATSYKLPLSTTYVTFMVAMGTSLADRAWGAESAVYRVAGVLNVIGGWFGTAIIAFLAAGLILALISFGQGAAIAVLLFVAILLLARSYISHKKKSKEIKAEDTLNKAESSSIQGVIEESANNIANVLKRTNKIYTNSINGLATHDLNLLKKNKKQGSKLSNEIDDLRDNIFYFIKNLDDNSVGASNFYITVLGHLTDIAQSLEYIGKVSLKHVNNNHKKLKYNQIKELKQIDEKLDEVLNLTQTAFDERSFEKVGVVVSKKQELFDLVSEKIQTQVARTRTEESSPKNTTLYFSLLLETKDLMTSTMNLLEQYYNEHDSSVIPATLTGESEDE, via the coding sequence ATGGATAACATCTATTTTTTAATGATAATCGCCCTTGCCGTTTTGGCAATTGCCGATTTGGTTGTCGGCGTCAGTAATGATGCGGTTAATTTCTTGAATTCTGCAATAGGCTCAAAGGCGATTTCCTTTCGAACCATTATGATTGTTGCAAGTTTGGGCATAGCCTTTGGGGCTATTTTTTCAAGTGGTATGATGGAGGTTGCCCGTAAAGGTATTTTCAACCCCGGGGAATTCTATTTCAATGAGATCATGTTCATTTTTATGGCCGTGATGATTACCGATATTTTACTGCTCGATTTTTTCAATACGTTGGGAATGCCTACATCTACTACTGTTTCGATCGTCTTCGAGCTTTTGGGTGCGGCGGTGGCCATGGCGTTGATAAAAATCGGTGCCGATGGCGGAAATTTTAGCGATGTGGTCGATTACATCAATACTTCCAAGGCGACTGAAATAATCTTTGGAATTCTTTTATCGGTTATAGTTGCATTTTCCATTGGTGCGCTGGTACAATGGATTTCCCGTTTGCTCTTATCGTTCCATTTTGAAAAAAAGGAGAATTGGGTCGGCGCTCTTTTTGGAGGAGTTGCTTTAGCGGCCATCACCTATTTCATATTAATGAAAGGTATTAAGGGAACCGCCTTTGCCAGTGAAAGTTTCGATGTTATCGGAGGCGTTACCATATCGGAATTTCTCGAAAACCAATGGTTCGCTATTGCCGGGGCCAACTTTGTGATATGGTCTTTTCTGTCCTTCGTTTTGATGAACTTCGCCAAAATCAATATCTACAAACTGATTATTGGTGTGGGCACTTTTGCGTTGGCATTGGCCTTTGCCGGGAATGATTTGGTAAATTTTATAGGTGTACCGATTGCCGCGTGGCAGTCCTACGAAGCCTGGGCGGCATCAGGTGCGGTGGCCACTGACTTTAGTATGGAAATTTTGGCTGAAAAAGTACCGACGCCTACACTACTTTTGTTCGCCGCGGGTATCATTATGGTCGTAACATTGTGGTTTTCGAGCAAGGCAAGGGCGGTGGTAAAGACCTCAATAGATCTTTCGAGCCAAGAAGCGACTAAGGAGCGTTTTCAACCGAACTTCCTTTCAAGGGGTTTGGTAAGAAGTGCCATAGCTATTGCGCAGACAACTTCTGCCTTGATGCCAAAATCAATGCAGGAACGTATCGAGAACCGATTTGAGAAACCGCAGACTCCCTTATCGAGAAATCGTGTAAATGAGCTACCTGCTTTTGATATGGTACGGGCAGCCGTAAATTTAATGGTCGCAGGTATCTTGATTTCGATAGCCACATCGTATAAACTTCCGTTATCGACGACCTACGTAACCTTTATGGTCGCCATGGGTACATCCTTGGCAGATAGGGCATGGGGTGCGGAAAGTGCGGTCTACAGGGTAGCAGGGGTGTTGAACGTTATCGGAGGATGGTTCGGCACTGCAATAATCGCCTTCCTTGCGGCAGGTTTGATATTGGCCCTGATCAGTTTTGGTCAGGGGGCCGCGATTGCGGTACTGCTTTTCGTTGCCATTCTACTTTTGGCCAGAAGCTATATCTCACATAAAAAGAAGTCAAAAGAGATCAAAGCCGAGGATACCTTGAATAAAGCGGAGAGTAGTTCCATTCAAGGGGTAATCGAAGAAAGTGCGAATAACATTGCCAATGTGCTCAAGCGAACGAATAAGATCTATACGAATTCAATCAACGGTCTTGCGACACACGATTTAAATCTGCTGAAAAAGAACAAGAAACAGGGTTCGAAGCTATCAAATGAAATCGATGATCTACGTGATAATATATTCTATTTTATCAAAAATTTGGATGACAATAGCGTGGGGGCCAGTAATTTTTATATTACCGTACTAGGGCATCTGACCGATATCGCACAGTCTTTGGAATACATTGGTAAGGTGAGTCTTAAACATGTGAACAACAACCACAAAAAACTGAAGTACAATCAAATAAAAGAACTGAAACAAATAGACGAGAAACTCGATGAGGTCCTGAATCTTACGCAAACCGCCTTCGATGAGAGATCATTCGAAAAAGTGGGTGTGGTTGTGAGCAAAAAACAGGAGTTGTTCGATTTGGTTTCCGAAAAGATACAGACACAGGTGGCACGTACACGTACCGAGGAATCAAGTCCGAAGAATACGACACTGTATTTTTCATTATTGCTCGAAACAAAGGATTTGATGACTTCCACCATGAACTTGTTGGAGCAGTACTACAATGAGCATGATAGCTCCGTTATTCCTGCGACTTTGACAGGTGAATCCGAAGACGAATAG